Proteins found in one Miscanthus floridulus cultivar M001 chromosome 4, ASM1932011v1, whole genome shotgun sequence genomic segment:
- the LOC136547981 gene encoding transcription factor JUNGBRUNNEN 1-like, which yields MLTSSPSLVVQEEQHYMAKEIIAGGDHGEGDEVVLVGDEEEEEDMLPGFRFHPTDEELVTFYLRRKVAGKRLSIEIIKDFDIYKHDPWDLPKSSSISGDKEWYFFCLRGRKYRNSIRPNRVTGSGFWKATGIDRPIHSATSGRAGDPIGLKKSLVFCRGSAGKGTKTEWMMHEFRLPPRAESAHTLPSEQEAEVWTICRIFRRNFTYKKHPQQQIGGSKVSAAAAVVVQPGEYSSVTGSLESDTGDEYTNDVPQPPLQAPAVIDTTTTTATATASSSSSFSRPQWNSHALHAAATAPLPSPTMAALHHGVLSSPAAGGLDDMYYKDGSSWDDIHYRKQEEPVGAEPEYLDDPDFLVQTEGD from the exons ATGCTGACAAGCTCTCCATCGTTGGTGGTGCAAGAAGAACAACACTACATGGCAAAAGAGATCATAgctggcggcgaccatggcgaagGAGACGAGGTGGTGCTTGTGGGagacgaggaggaggaagaagacatgCTTCCCGGGTTCCGGTTCCACCCCACTGACGAGGAGCTGGTCACCTTCTACCTCCGGCGGAAGGTGGCCGGGAAGCGCCTTAGCATCGAGATCATCAAGGATTTCGACATCTACAAGCACGACCCATGGGACCTTCCAA AGTCGAGCTCGATCTCGGGAGACAAGGAATGGTACTTCTTCTGCCTGCGGGGGAGGAAGTACAGGAACAGCATCAGGCCCAACAGGGTGACCGGCTCCGGCTTCTGGAAGGCCACGGGCATCGACCGCCCCATCCATTCCGCCACCTCCGGCCGCGCCGGCGACCCCATCGGCCTCAAGAAGTCGCTTGTGTTCTGCCGCGGCAGCGCCGGCAAGGGCACCAAGACGGAGTGGATGATGCacgagttccgcctcccgccgcgcGCCGAGAGCGCCCACACTTTGCCCAGCGAGCAAGAGGCGGAGGTGTGGACCATCTGCCGGATCTTCAGGAGGAACTTCACCTACAAGAAGCACCCGCAGCAGCAGATCGGCGGCAGCAAGGTGTCCGCTGCCGCGGCCGTCGTCGTGCAGCCCGGGGAGTATAGCTCCGTCACCGGCAGCCTCGAGTCGGACACCGGGGACGAGTACACGAACGACGTGCCACAGCCCCCGCTGCAAGCCCCGGCGGTGATAGACACGACTACGACTACGGCTACGGCtacggccagcagcagcagcagcttcagCAGGCCCCAGTGGAACAGCCACGCGCTGCATGCAGCGGCCACGGCGCCTCTGCCGTCACCGACGATGGCCGCGCTCCACCACGGAGTGCTCAGTAGCCCTGCTGCCGGTGGGCTAGACGACATGTACTACAAAGATGGGTCCAGCTGGGACGACATTCACTACAGGAAACA agaagagcccgtcggagcagaGCCAGAGTACCTCGACGACCCcgatttcttggttcaaacagaag gtgattga